The genomic DNA GAGAGCATAAGACATGACCCGAAAGCGTGTTCTTACGTTATGGCTTCTGTTGTTCTCGTTATTGGCGCAATCCTTTGCTGGACGTGAGGCTCATGCGCTCAGCCCACAATTCGGCGCCTCATTCCGTAGACAATTGAATTTCATTGTCGCCAGGAACCCCAGATACGTCTGGGGTGGATCTAATGACATCGCAAGTGCTCTGGATTGCAGCGGCTACATTTATCTCGCGGCCAAATGGGCCGGGCTGCCGGGAGTAACCAGGACCACCGCTTCACGCATGGCC from Desulfomonilaceae bacterium includes the following:
- a CDS encoding NlpC/P60 family protein, which produces MTRKRVLTLWLLLFSLLAQSFAGREAHALSPQFGASFRRQLNFIVARNPRYVWGGSNDIASALDCSGYIYLAAKWAGLPGVTRTTASRMAQGLGGWTSISVSPESAEELDLVFWTFSVTRPNGHVGAFLKVTPNGRVVTHASGSRGVIAEPMGRRLTETISRVRRLNMGD